In the Sphingomonas sp. LM7 genome, one interval contains:
- a CDS encoding siderophore-interacting protein produces the protein MLSIETPEPNVVKAPGRLNQALIRLLMKRATVTANETLAEGFRLITLEGAALKDVVWTPGQKIQVAMGSAFLARTYTPIAWNAVTGRACILGYSHGTGPGSAWLRDAVPDTRCDIFGPRASLDTSRVDGPLAIFGDETSIGLAHALVHSDRTAPVVGSFEVGNVDACRTVMSKLALDGFSLIAREAGDAHLVEIEARLAPLAASGSAFVLSGKAGTIQRVRQTLKQLGVPSNRILSKAYWAPGKTGLD, from the coding sequence ATGCTGTCGATCGAAACCCCTGAGCCAAACGTCGTCAAGGCGCCTGGCCGCCTGAATCAGGCGTTGATCCGCCTGTTGATGAAGCGTGCGACAGTGACCGCAAATGAGACGCTGGCCGAGGGCTTCCGGCTGATCACCTTGGAAGGCGCGGCGCTTAAGGACGTAGTCTGGACGCCGGGTCAGAAAATCCAGGTCGCGATGGGTTCGGCCTTCCTCGCGCGGACCTACACCCCGATTGCATGGAACGCGGTTACGGGGCGCGCCTGCATCCTGGGCTATTCCCATGGCACGGGGCCGGGCAGCGCCTGGTTGCGGGACGCGGTTCCCGACACCCGATGCGACATTTTCGGTCCGCGGGCATCGCTCGACACCAGCCGCGTCGACGGACCGCTGGCAATCTTCGGGGACGAGACGTCGATCGGTCTCGCCCATGCGCTCGTGCACAGCGATCGCACGGCCCCGGTCGTCGGCAGCTTCGAGGTCGGCAATGTCGATGCCTGCCGCACCGTCATGTCGAAGCTCGCGCTCGATGGATTCTCGCTGATCGCGCGAGAGGCAGGCGATGCGCATCTTGTGGAAATCGAAGCAAGGCTGGCTCCGCTTGCGGCATCTGGAAGTGCATTCGTCCTGTCCGGCAAGGCCGGAACCATCCAGCGCGTGCGCCAGACGCTGAAGCAGCTGGGAGTCCCATCGAACAGGATCCTGAGCAAAGCTTATTGGGCACCGGGCAAGACCGGCCTCGACTAA
- a CDS encoding O-methyltransferase: MNTLETEIVAGLLDTLHRAAHEADNAHFEQVMTEIEASGAGAQQWAAKLLADEKTGLRPVYQGYADHFLSVSPEYGQFLYAMARASKAARIVEFGTSMGISTIYLAAALRDNGGGTLIGSELEPGKVARARGHLEAAGLADLVEVREGDARETLADVGGAVDLLLIDGAFSLYLPVLKLIGPHLRPGAIVLGENAFDPEYQAYVRDPANGYFSQALAIDEGRGNEFTVRIR, from the coding sequence ATGAACACATTGGAAACGGAGATCGTCGCGGGACTGCTCGATACGTTGCATCGCGCCGCACACGAGGCCGATAACGCGCATTTCGAGCAGGTGATGACCGAAATCGAGGCGTCCGGCGCGGGCGCCCAGCAATGGGCTGCGAAGCTGCTTGCGGACGAGAAGACGGGACTTCGCCCGGTCTATCAGGGCTATGCCGATCACTTCCTCTCGGTTTCGCCCGAATATGGACAGTTCCTCTATGCGATGGCGCGCGCGAGCAAGGCGGCGCGGATCGTCGAGTTCGGCACTTCGATGGGGATCTCCACGATCTACCTGGCCGCGGCGTTGCGCGACAATGGCGGAGGCACGCTGATCGGCAGCGAACTCGAACCAGGCAAAGTTGCGCGAGCGCGCGGGCATCTCGAAGCCGCCGGCCTCGCAGATCTCGTCGAGGTCCGCGAAGGCGATGCGCGCGAGACGCTCGCCGATGTCGGCGGCGCAGTCGATCTCCTGCTCATCGACGGCGCCTTCTCGCTCTATCTGCCGGTGCTGAAGCTGATAGGGCCCCATCTCCGTCCCGGCGCGATCGTGCTCGGCGAGAACGCCTTCGATCCCGAATACCAGGCCTATGTCCGCGATCCCGCAAACGGATACTTCTCACAAGCGCTCGCGATCGACGAGGGGCGCGGCAATGAATTCACGGTGCGGATCCGGTGA